A genomic segment from Spinacia oleracea cultivar Varoflay chromosome 3, BTI_SOV_V1, whole genome shotgun sequence encodes:
- the LOC130470201 gene encoding uncharacterized protein gives MKEYLSNPPVLMPPKPGEPLILYLTVTETAMGALLAQYQEGTKREIAIYYLSKKFLDYETRYNPLEKACIALIYATKKLRHYLQAHTTFLISRLDPIKYIFEKPILTERFARWHAMLSEFDIQCVNQKSVKGRAISEALADGPISGDEFDDEFPDEHLLNIGISRWKMYFDGASNRRGNGAGVLLIDPYGIHIPFAVKLSFPTTNNTAEYEACIYGVKATLAAGAKYLTVYGDPNLIISQTIGVWRVRDERLQMYTEYLQQFIPYFEDIDFKHLPREQNSFTDALANLAVNLTWENNVKIRAVTIVESDSPVVNLEHMIAALTLQDDKDAWYADIKKFLITGRYPEESHKKDQLAIRRLAAHFVILKDRLYRKGFDGTLQLCVDKKKIQKIMGEIHGGECGPHMNGRMLARKILRAGYYWTTLESDCVHFVRTCKKCQFFANLNHMPPTSLHNLTSPWPFSSWGIDIIGQIHPKASNGHQYILVAVDYFSKWIEAASYAKLGAKQVSKFVINNIICRYGVPFEIISDNGSHFEGHLKETLEKYKVRHHQSSPYRPQTNGAVEAANKTIRTIIAKMTEKTREWPDKLPYALWGYRISIRTPTGTTPYSLVYGMEPVLPVEIEIQSLRVMNESEAEKALAQPLERRPMR, from the coding sequence ATGAAGGAATATCTCTCTAACCCTCCAGTATTAATGCCACCCAAGCCGGGAGAGCCTTTGATTTTATATCTCACAGTCACAGAAACTGCCATGGGAGCGTTATTGGCTCAATACCAAGAAGGCACCAAAAGAGAAATTGCCATCTACTACCTCAGCAAAAAGTTTTTGGATTATGAAACCAGATACAATCCTTTAGAAAAAGCTTGCATCGCCCTCATATACGCCACTAAGAAGCTACGACATTATCTACAGGCTCATACAACTTTCCTTATCTCAAGACTAGATCCTATCAAGTACATCTTTGAGAAACCAATTCTCACTGAGAGATTCGCGAGATGGCATGCAATGCTTTCAGAATTTGATATTCAATGTGTAAACCAGAAATCTGTTAAAGGAAGGGCGATATCTGAAGCATTGGCTGATGGACCAATATCAGGAGATGAATTTGATGACGAGTTTCCAGATGAACATTTACTCAACATTGGGATATCTAGGTGGAAAATGTACTTTGACGGAGCATCTAATAGAAGGGGCAATGGCGCGGGTGTTTTGCTCATTGATCCTTATGGAATTCATATCCCTTTTGCTGTGAAATTGAGTTTTCCAACGACTAATAACACGGCAGAGTACGAAGCTTGCATTTATGGCGTTAAGGCAACCTTAGCGGCAGGGGCGAAATACCTCACAGTATATGGAGATCCTAACCTCATTATCTCTCAAACAATTGGAGTATGGAGAGTCCGAGATGAGAGATTACAAATGTATACCGAGTATCTCCAACAGTTCATTCCGTACTTTGAAGATATTGACTTCAAGCATCTTCCCCGGGAGCAAAACAGTTTCACGGATGCATTAGCAAACTTAGCGGTAAATTTAACATGGGAAAACAACGTAAAAATTCGAGCTGTGACTATTGTGGAAAGTGATTCACCGGTAGTCAACCTTGAACATATGATTGCTGCATTGACTTTGCAAGATGATAAAGATGCTTGGTATGCTGATATTAAAAAATTTCTAATCACCGGTCGATATCCTGAAGAAAGTCATAAAAAAGACCAATTGGCTATCCGGCGATTGGCAGCTCACTTTGTAATACTAAAAGATAGATTGTACCGCAAGGGTTTTGATGGAACTCTACAATTGTgtgttgacaaaaaaaaaatacaaaagatCATGGGAGAAATCCATGGTGGTGAATGCGGTCCGCACATGAATGGCAGGATGCTAGCTCGAAAAATCTTGCGAGCAGGTTATTATTGGACCACTTTAGAAAGCGACTGTGTCCATTTTGTGAGGACTTGCAAGAAATGTCAATTTTTCGCAAATCTCAATCACATGCCACCTACCTCCTTACATAAtctcacttctccatggccgtTTTCTAGTTGGGGTATAGATATCATCGGACAAATTCACCCAAAAGCCTCGAACGGACACCAATACATTTTAGTTGCTGTTGACTATTTCTCGAAATGGATTGAAGCAGCGTCATATGCAAAGCTAGGGGCAAAGCAAGTCTCCAAATTTGTGATCAACAACATCATATGTCGCTACGGAGTGCCTTTTGAAATCATTTCTGACAACGGCTCTCACTTTGAAGGGCACTTAAAAGAAACTCTTGAGAAATATAAGGTTAGACATCATCAGTCTTCCCCTTATCGTCCTCAGACCAATGGAGCAGTTGAAGCCGCCAACAAAACCATTCGAACGATAATTGCAAAAATGACAGAAAAAACCCGAGAATGGCCTGACAAATTACCATATGCCCTTTGGGGGTATAGAATTTCTATTCGAACCCCAACAGGAACTACTCCGTATTCTCTAGTATATGGAATGGAACCTGTCCTTCCTGTGGAAATCGAAATTCAATCACTCCGGGTTATGAATGAAAGCGAG